Sequence from the Nocardia cyriacigeorgica GUH-2 genome:
CGCGCACCTCCTCCACCAGGCCGGTGTCGAACATCAGGTCGGTGCGGCGGGCGATACGCTCGTCGAGTTCGGCGGTCTCGCGGTCGACGCCGATGATGACGGTGCCCCAGCGCGGCCGCCCGATCACCGGCGCCGACGCCGCGAACGGCCGACCGGTGAGCTCGACGACCTCGAGCGCGCGCACCATCCGCCTGCCGTCGGTGGGCAGGATGGTCGCGGCAGCGGCCGGGTCGGCGGCGCGCAAGGCCTCGTGCACGGCCGCGACCCCGCGCTCGGCCAGCAGCGTCTCCCAGCGGGCCCGGACCTCCGGATCGGTGGCCGGGAAAACCCACTGGTCCAGCAGCGCCTGCACGTACATCATCGAGCCGCCGACGATGACCGGCGTGCGCTCGCGGGCCATGATCGCCTCGACATCGGCGGACGCGGCGGCCTGATAGGCGGCCACGGTGGCGGTATCGGTCACCTCCAGCACGTCGAGCTGATGGTGGACGATGCCGCGGCGCTGGTCCG
This genomic interval carries:
- the miaA gene encoding tRNA (adenosine(37)-N6)-dimethylallyltransferase MiaA — protein: MTASRTPIAVVGPTATGKSDLALDLAERLDGEIVNIDAMQLYRGMDIGTAKLPPDQRRGIVHHQLDVLEVTDTATVAAYQAAASADVEAIMARERTPVIVGGSMMYVQALLDQWVFPATDPEVRARWETLLAERGVAAVHEALRAADPAAAATILPTDGRRMVRALEVVELTGRPFAASAPVIGRPRWGTVIIGVDRETAELDERIARRTDLMFDTGLVEEVRGLVERGLREGQTARRAIGYAQVLAYLDGEYDLAHAKERTFIGTRRYVRRQRSWFRRDRRVRWVDGADPDLLATVASLLVTPEPATPPSTPIDTEERTPQ